The following are encoded together in the Mycolicibacterium arabiense genome:
- the fbaA gene encoding class II fructose-bisphosphate aldolase: MPIADPDQYVAMLDRAKEGGFAYPAINVTSSQTLNAALQGFAEADSDGIVQVSLGTALYLSGNAIQNRFVGSRALALYAHEVASQYSVTVALHTDHCPVENLDDWVRPLIADSIERRSRGLGPLYQSHMWDGSAVPLAENLRVAEELLDASVRANTLLEIEVGVIGGEEDGVSHEINEQLYSTVDDARATIEALGTGERGRYLTALTFGNVHGVYRPDSVHLRPEILADIQTVLGRETGKDKPFDLVFHGGSGSSAEDIASAVASGVVKMNVDTDTQYAFTRSIAGHMLAKYDQVLKVDGGYGNKKAYDPRSWGKPAEHAMAARVVEAAQMLGSAGRAMR, encoded by the coding sequence ATGCCGATTGCCGATCCCGACCAGTACGTGGCGATGCTCGATCGGGCCAAGGAGGGCGGGTTCGCATACCCGGCCATCAACGTGACGAGTTCGCAGACCCTCAACGCGGCGCTGCAAGGGTTCGCAGAGGCCGACAGTGACGGCATCGTCCAGGTGTCGTTGGGGACGGCTCTCTATCTGTCCGGCAACGCGATTCAGAACCGATTCGTGGGTTCGAGGGCGCTCGCGCTGTACGCCCACGAGGTCGCATCGCAGTATTCGGTCACCGTGGCCCTGCACACCGACCACTGTCCCGTCGAGAACCTCGACGACTGGGTCAGGCCGTTGATCGCCGACTCCATCGAACGTCGCAGCCGTGGACTGGGGCCGCTGTATCAGTCGCACATGTGGGACGGGTCTGCGGTTCCCCTCGCCGAGAACTTGCGTGTGGCAGAGGAATTGCTCGACGCCTCGGTGCGGGCCAACACGCTCCTGGAGATCGAGGTCGGCGTGATCGGCGGCGAGGAGGACGGCGTGTCCCACGAGATCAACGAACAGCTGTACTCCACGGTCGACGATGCACGCGCCACCATCGAGGCATTGGGAACGGGGGAGCGGGGCCGGTACCTGACGGCACTCACCTTCGGCAACGTCCACGGCGTCTACCGTCCGGACTCGGTCCATCTACGCCCCGAGATCTTGGCGGACATTCAGACCGTCCTTGGACGCGAGACCGGCAAGGACAAGCCGTTCGACCTCGTCTTCCATGGTGGCTCGGGATCGAGCGCCGAAGACATCGCGTCCGCCGTGGCGAGCGGTGTCGTGAAGATGAACGTCGACACCGACACCCAGTACGCATTCACCCGGTCCATCGCAGGGCACATGCTCGCGAAGTACGACCAGGTGCTCAAGGTCGATGGCGGGTACGGCAACAAGAAGGCCTACGACCCGAGGTCGTGGGGCAAGCCGGCCGAGCATGCCATGGCCGCGCGAGTCGTCGAAGCCGCGCAGATGTTGGGATCGGCCGGGCGGGCGATGCGCTAG
- a CDS encoding ABC transporter permease: MTTGAPATAPSTAKPSVSSRLNVGNLLREPLLGPLVALVIAIVIFSSVSNSFLNPQNVSLILQQSVVVGILAVGQTLIILTSGIDLSIGAVAVFGTIVMAQSAGANGPFMALGSTLLVCVVFGAINGGLVTALRLPPFIVTLGTFTAIQAATRLLAGSETYRVEPGLLTFLGTSFRIGSFSTTYGVVAMLLVYLVMWYALSQTAWGKHVYAVGGNPQASDLSGIKSQRVLFSVYITTGVIAAIAAWAALGRIPNADPNAYQNANLESITAVVIGGTSLFGGRGGVGGTLVGTLIVGVLRNGLTQAGVDNLYQNIATGVLVIVAVAVDQFARRRSQ; this comes from the coding sequence ATGACCACCGGCGCTCCTGCGACGGCACCATCGACGGCGAAGCCATCGGTATCGAGCCGGCTGAACGTAGGCAACCTCCTACGTGAACCGCTGCTCGGTCCGCTGGTGGCGCTAGTCATCGCCATCGTCATCTTCAGCTCGGTCTCGAATTCGTTCCTCAACCCGCAGAACGTGTCGCTGATCCTCCAGCAGTCTGTGGTCGTCGGCATTCTCGCCGTGGGTCAGACGTTGATCATCCTGACCTCCGGCATCGACCTCTCGATCGGCGCGGTCGCCGTCTTCGGCACGATCGTGATGGCGCAGAGTGCCGGCGCCAACGGACCCTTCATGGCCCTCGGGTCGACGCTGCTGGTATGCGTGGTCTTCGGTGCCATCAACGGCGGGCTCGTCACGGCGCTGCGACTGCCACCGTTCATCGTCACGCTGGGCACGTTCACCGCAATCCAGGCGGCCACCCGCCTGCTCGCAGGGTCCGAGACCTACCGGGTGGAGCCCGGACTGCTCACGTTCCTCGGCACGTCGTTCCGCATCGGCTCGTTCTCCACCACGTACGGCGTGGTCGCGATGCTCCTGGTCTACCTGGTGATGTGGTACGCACTGTCTCAAACCGCCTGGGGGAAACACGTTTACGCCGTAGGCGGTAACCCGCAGGCGTCGGACCTGTCGGGCATCAAGTCTCAGCGCGTGCTGTTCTCGGTCTACATCACCACGGGGGTCATCGCGGCCATCGCCGCGTGGGCCGCTCTCGGTCGCATCCCCAACGCCGACCCGAATGCGTATCAGAACGCCAACCTCGAGTCGATCACCGCGGTGGTCATCGGCGGAACCAGTCTGTTCGGTGGCCGCGGCGGTGTTGGCGGAACACTGGTCGGCACCTTGATCGTCGGCGTCTTGAGGAACGGTCTCACCCAGGCCGGCGTCGACAACCTCTATCAGAACATCGCGACGGGGGTCCTCGTGATCGTCGCCGTGGCGGTGGATCAGTTCGCGCGCAGGAGATCACAGTGA
- a CDS encoding nucleoside/nucleotide kinase family protein — MSIERDVQDATLDQLVESAMALVVPGQRRILGLTGAPGAGKSTVAEQLVAALGPDVAVLVPMDGFHLANEVLIDLGRRDRKGAHDTFDDGGYARLIETLRAQRLGDPVVYAPRFRREIEESINSSIPVPATVPLVVTEGNYLLLESDAWPVARSRIDEVWFLAPDTDVRHERLLRRHEAYGKSPEDAAYWALGPDERNAQLIESTASRADRIVRLQ, encoded by the coding sequence GTGAGCATCGAGCGTGACGTGCAGGACGCCACACTGGACCAACTGGTCGAGTCGGCCATGGCGCTCGTCGTGCCCGGGCAGCGCCGCATCCTCGGTCTCACGGGCGCTCCGGGGGCTGGAAAGTCAACGGTGGCCGAGCAACTCGTTGCCGCGCTCGGTCCGGACGTGGCCGTGCTCGTTCCCATGGACGGCTTCCACCTCGCCAACGAAGTGTTGATCGACCTCGGGCGGAGAGATCGCAAGGGTGCGCACGACACGTTCGACGACGGCGGATATGCACGGCTGATCGAGACCCTGCGGGCGCAGCGTCTCGGCGACCCCGTCGTGTACGCGCCCAGGTTCCGGCGCGAGATCGAGGAGTCGATCAACTCGTCGATCCCCGTCCCCGCCACGGTGCCGCTCGTGGTCACCGAGGGCAACTACCTCCTGCTGGAATCCGATGCGTGGCCGGTGGCGCGGTCCCGCATCGACGAAGTGTGGTTCCTGGCGCCCGACACCGACGTTCGCCACGAACGGCTGCTCCGCCGACACGAGGCCTACGGAAAGTCCCCGGAGGACGCGGCGTATTGGGCGCTCGGGCCCGACGAGCGCAATGCCCAGTTGATCGAGTCGACCGCCAGTCGTGCAGACCGCATCGTGCGGCTCCAGTGA
- a CDS encoding DUF4873 domain-containing protein, with product MTATHDDRVYTGPASLVVGDERHPVRIRLTAYMNPFDGHYHWQGTVHDAPTQVTAGRPAVLCVGDRDAAARLVERTAAGDLMISGTGRPPFWP from the coding sequence GTGACCGCCACCCACGACGACCGCGTCTACACGGGGCCGGCCAGCCTGGTGGTCGGCGACGAGCGCCATCCCGTCCGAATCCGTCTCACCGCATACATGAACCCGTTCGACGGCCACTACCACTGGCAGGGGACCGTTCACGACGCTCCCACGCAGGTCACTGCCGGCCGACCCGCCGTGCTGTGCGTCGGGGATCGGGACGCCGCCGCGCGTCTCGTCGAACGAACCGCCGCCGGTGACCTCATGATCAGCGGAACCGGTCGCCCACCGTTCTGGCCCTGA
- a CDS encoding ATP-binding cassette domain-containing protein: MSGAAVLEARGLVKKYGNVTAINGADFELREGEVLAVIGDNGAGKTSLIKALAGAVVPDSGEILMNGTPMSFRNTRDARAAGIETVYQDLAVVAALDIASNLYLGREVRRKGVAGSLFRRLDMPRMRDEASQHLADLKIGIKSVTQAVETLSGGQRQGVAVARAAAFGRGVIIMDEPTAALDVRESGQVIDLIKSIRDRGIPVVLISHDMPHVFEVADRIHIHRLGQRAGVVDPKTRSMSEVVALMTGAEEPTDEERAGL, from the coding sequence GTGAGCGGCGCAGCCGTGCTCGAGGCGCGCGGACTCGTCAAGAAGTACGGCAACGTGACGGCGATCAACGGCGCCGACTTCGAACTCCGCGAAGGCGAGGTCCTCGCGGTCATTGGAGACAACGGCGCCGGCAAGACCAGTCTCATCAAGGCCTTGGCGGGTGCGGTGGTTCCCGACTCGGGGGAGATCCTGATGAACGGGACGCCCATGTCGTTCAGAAACACCCGAGACGCCAGGGCCGCCGGTATCGAGACGGTGTACCAAGACCTCGCCGTCGTAGCGGCCCTCGACATCGCGTCGAACCTGTATCTCGGGCGCGAGGTGCGGCGAAAGGGCGTCGCGGGCAGCCTGTTCCGCCGTTTGGACATGCCGCGAATGCGCGACGAGGCGTCACAGCACCTCGCCGACCTGAAGATCGGCATCAAGTCGGTGACTCAGGCCGTGGAGACCCTGTCCGGAGGGCAGCGTCAAGGCGTCGCGGTAGCGCGGGCGGCCGCGTTCGGCCGTGGCGTGATCATCATGGACGAGCCGACGGCCGCGCTCGACGTGCGTGAGTCGGGACAGGTCATCGACCTCATCAAGTCGATCCGCGACCGCGGCATTCCCGTGGTGCTCATCAGCCACGACATGCCGCACGTCTTCGAGGTGGCCGACCGGATCCACATTCACCGGCTCGGGCAACGCGCCGGTGTCGTCGATCCAAAGACGCGTTCGATGTCGGAAGTGGTGGCGCTCATGACCGGTGCAGAGGAGCCCACCGATGAGGAACGCGCCGGTCTCTGA
- a CDS encoding PfkB family carbohydrate kinase: MRNAPVSEKAPVGVFVGLATLDVIHRIAKPPAVNQKITSTAQFVAAGGPAANAAVTFAALGGAATLVTALGDDPVADLVRADLAAYGVSVVDASAGSSRAVPVSAVSVLESTGDRSVVSLDAVNSDAASPEGLDDLVAGADVVLVDGHHPLIARSAAACASARRTTLVVDAGRWKPVMTDLVVHATDVVCSNDFRVPGTIDSESTAAALVGGGVRTVVTTHGGNPVQWWSEGESGSVPAQPVMVVDTLGAGDVFHGAYAYFSTRLDTGVADRVDRSSRVAALRCSVVGPRAWLSQLPTEFHTEQTRERQR, from the coding sequence ATGAGGAACGCGCCGGTCTCTGAGAAGGCCCCGGTGGGGGTCTTCGTGGGGTTGGCGACGCTCGACGTGATCCATCGCATTGCGAAACCGCCTGCGGTCAACCAGAAGATCACGTCGACCGCCCAGTTCGTCGCCGCCGGCGGACCGGCGGCGAACGCAGCCGTCACCTTCGCGGCATTGGGTGGCGCCGCGACCCTCGTCACCGCGCTCGGCGACGATCCGGTGGCCGACCTCGTCCGAGCCGATCTCGCCGCCTACGGCGTGAGTGTCGTCGATGCGTCCGCAGGCAGCAGTCGAGCGGTACCCGTCTCCGCGGTGTCGGTGCTCGAATCGACGGGTGACCGATCAGTGGTCTCGTTGGATGCCGTCAACTCCGATGCCGCGTCGCCGGAAGGCCTCGACGACCTGGTGGCGGGCGCCGACGTGGTGCTCGTCGACGGACACCACCCGCTGATCGCCCGATCCGCGGCGGCGTGTGCCTCGGCGCGGCGCACGACACTCGTCGTCGACGCAGGCCGGTGGAAGCCGGTGATGACCGACCTCGTCGTCCATGCCACGGACGTCGTGTGCTCCAACGACTTCCGGGTACCAGGCACGATTGACTCGGAATCCACGGCGGCGGCGCTCGTCGGCGGCGGTGTGCGCACCGTCGTCACCACACATGGTGGCAATCCCGTGCAGTGGTGGTCGGAAGGCGAGTCCGGATCAGTGCCCGCGCAGCCGGTGATGGTGGTCGACACCCTCGGCGCGGGCGATGTCTTTCACGGCGCGTACGCGTACTTCTCGACCCGGTTGGATACCGGCGTCGCAGACCGCGTCGACCGCTCCTCGCGTGTCGCGGCACTGCGGTGTTCGGTGGTCGGACCGCGGGCATGGCTGAGTCAACTCCCCACCGAATTCCACACTGAACAGACCCGGGAGCGACAACGGTGA
- a CDS encoding LacI family DNA-binding transcriptional regulator produces the protein MGDVARIAGVSASTVSHVLNGTRKVDSGTRLRVEAAIEETGYRRNVVARSLAAGRTNTIGLSIAALTNPYFGSLVHAVERALSDAGYVLIVGDSHDHVTSEKRVTDSLLDRQVDGMIVAPAAGSERVALPDIIRTGTPLVLIDRGVDLDCDQVGPENVSSARSLTEHLLDLGHRRIAVVRGLAGISSTTERFEGYTTALADRGIAVDPGLVLEGDSNTDVAEREVHALMSTSDRPTALVSLNNAMTIGTLKALRALGLSIPADVAFVCYDDFEWSDLFEPKLTAAAQDVETIGATAVDLLLRRIRGHEAEPQRISVPTTFHHRNSCGCT, from the coding sequence ATGGGCGACGTCGCCCGCATCGCCGGCGTCTCGGCGTCCACGGTCTCCCACGTGCTCAACGGCACGCGCAAGGTCGACTCGGGCACGCGCCTGCGCGTCGAAGCGGCGATCGAGGAGACCGGGTACCGCCGCAACGTGGTCGCACGGTCACTGGCCGCCGGGCGCACGAACACCATCGGGCTCTCGATCGCCGCCTTGACCAATCCCTACTTCGGAAGCCTGGTCCACGCCGTGGAGCGAGCGTTGTCGGACGCGGGTTACGTGCTGATCGTCGGCGATTCGCACGACCACGTGACGTCGGAGAAACGCGTCACCGACTCGCTCCTGGACCGGCAGGTCGACGGGATGATCGTGGCGCCGGCGGCAGGGTCGGAGCGGGTCGCCCTTCCCGACATCATCCGCACCGGAACGCCTTTGGTTCTGATCGACCGCGGTGTCGACCTGGACTGCGATCAGGTGGGTCCGGAGAACGTCTCGTCGGCTCGATCGCTGACCGAGCACCTGCTCGATCTCGGACATCGCCGGATCGCCGTCGTGCGGGGTCTCGCGGGCATCTCCTCGACGACCGAGCGCTTCGAGGGCTACACCACGGCGCTCGCCGACCGCGGCATCGCCGTCGACCCTGGCCTGGTCCTCGAGGGCGACTCGAACACCGACGTGGCCGAGCGCGAAGTGCACGCCTTGATGTCGACGAGCGACCGGCCGACCGCGCTCGTGTCGCTGAACAATGCCATGACGATCGGAACACTCAAGGCACTCCGCGCGCTCGGCCTGTCGATTCCGGCCGACGTCGCCTTCGTCTGTTACGACGACTTCGAATGGTCGGACCTCTTCGAGCCCAAACTCACGGCGGCAGCGCAGGACGTCGAGACGATCGGCGCCACGGCAGTCGATCTGCTCCTGCGCCGCATTCGAGGGCATGAGGCAGAACCGCAACGCATCAGCGTGCCCACCACGTTCCACCATCGCAATTCGTGCGGATGCACGTGA